The region TCAGGAAGGACATGGCGTCACGCCGCCTCCTCGAGCAGCGCGCGCGAACGTTCGAGCGCGTCCTGCAGGTTCTCCAGCGAAGCTTCGCGCAGGATGTCCACGCTCTCGCCAGCCGCATCGCTCAGTGCGTCCTCGCCGAACGCACCTGCCGTACCGGCGAGCTTGTGCAGGAGATCGCGGATGCGTGCGATCGTATCGGAAGCATGGTCGCGAGCGTCGGTCGCATCGCAGAGCAGGGCGAAGGTTTCCGCCTTGCGCAGTTCGTAGCGCATCTTGAGTGCAGCGCGCGGACCGGAAGGGCCGGTTTCGCTCGCAGGCTCGCTTTGCGGCGCCCAGGCGGCGACGGCTGCCGCCAGATCCGCGATCGAAACGGGCTTGGCGAGATAGGCCTGCATCCCGGAATCGGTGTAGGACTGGATCTCGGCCGGATTCACGGCAGCGCTGACTGCGATGATCGGCAATTCCTGCTCGGTAATGCCTTCGGCGCGCAGGCGCTTGGCCAGTTCGACACCGCCGAGCACCGGCATGATCGCATCGGCGAACAGCAGTGCGAAAGGCTTGCCGCGCTCGCGGGCGATACGGATGCGCTCGAGCGCCTCCAGCCCGTCGTCGGCAGTTTCGAGATCGATCCCGACCCGCTGCGCCATGAGCGACATCAGCTCGCTCGCAATCGGGTTGTCTTCTGCCAGCAGCGCACGCGTGCGCGATGCCGCCCGGGCAGGGGCGACAGGCTGTGCGGGAGTGCCAGCATCAAGTGGGCGCGGTTGAGCCATCGAGGCTCGTTTCGCAGCCCATGGTTAATTTGTGCCTAAGAAATTCCCGGGCGGGGAAGATTTACGCGAGCTTAGTCGCCCTTGGCGGGCTTCACGGTCCGCGTCTTCACGCGCTGGGTCTTTACCGGCTCGATCACGCGGCGGCGGGTCACTTCCTCGACCTCGACTTCCTCGTAGACCGTTTCCGGCTCGGTCACATATTCGACCGTCTCGCGAACGATCGTCTTGCGCTCGACCGGGATCATCACCGGGACATACATCACCGGCGCCGGGTAATAGGCATAGCCATAGGCGTAGGGATGGCCGTAGCCCTGGTGGCCATATCCGGCGAGGTAGCGGTCGAGGTAGTCCTCGCAATAATCGCGCGCACCGCCCTCGCGGTCGGCACGATCGACCGCGGAGCCGATCGCTGCCCCGGCAAGTCCGCCGACGCCTGCACCGATGAGCGTTCCGGCGAGCCGGTCGCCATCGGCGATGCGATTGCCGATCAGCCCGCCCGCTGCTGCGCCGAGGACGCCGCCGATGATGTCGCCGTCGCCGCCGCGCTCCGAGGAACGATAGCGCGCACGGCAATCCTCGAGCCATGCATCGCGGTCGAACTGCATCGGCTGCGGCGGCATCGCGTGATGCGGCATCTGCTGGCCGTGAGCCATGTGCGGCGCGGGCATGCTGCGATGGCGGATGATCTCGTAATGCTCTTCGCGCTCATACCCGGCTTCGGGGGCGGTTTCGTACTCGACCTCATATTCATTATGCGCGGCGGTTTCGACTTCGGTCACGGTTTCATAGACCGGTTCCGCACGGCGCAGGGGGATCGCCTTGGGGGAGGGGAGCGGCTGGACCACCGGCGCAGGCTCGAACACCACTTCCGGCATGGGCGCAGGTTCGGCGACCGCTTCGACTACCGGTTCCGCAACGGCCTCTTCGACCGCGTATTCGTAGGTCCGATCTTCATAGGTCATTTCCTGCGCGCTTGCGCTGGTCGCAAGAGCGGCGAGGCTGGCACCGACGGCGAGCGTCGAAATCCGGCGGGTGGTCATGCAATTTCCCCTTGAACATGCTGCACGCATTGCGCGCGTTAAGGGAAAATATACCAAGCGAGCGCGCAGAGTCCCCGCGCTTGGCGCGCAGTGTCCCGTTTCGGGGCGAACTCGCGACTAAATCGCGTTGGCGAGCCGCAGCGCGAGCGCTTCGACCCCGGCTGCATCTTCCTCGTCGAACCGCGCGAGTTCCGGGCTGTCGATGTCGATCACCGCGATCACTTCGCCGTCGCGCTTGACCGGCACGACCACTTCCGAGCGGCTCGCGGCATCGCAGGCGATATGGCCGGGAAAGTCGTGCACGTCGCGCACCAGCTGGGTCTCGCCGGTCGAGGCCGCGGTGCCGCACACGCCGATGCCGAAGGGAATGCGGATGCAGGCCGGACGCCCGGCGAACGGGCCGAGCACGAGTTCGCCGTCGACGACGCGGTAGAAACCCGCCCAGTTGATGCCGGGCAGGAACTCCCACATCAGCGCGGCGACATTGGCCATGTTGGCGACCGCGTCGCTTTCGCCATCGACCAGAGCGCCGGCGGCATCGACCAGCTGGCGATAGCGTTCCGGCTTGGGAAGGTCCGCATCGGGTTTGAAATCGTACATGGCAGTCCATCTAGGGCGCTGCGCCATTGCCGCAAGCCCCGCTTGGCCCTATTCCTCGCGGCCATGACCAGAACGCGCAAGATCATCCTCATCGTCCTCCTCGTCCTGTTCGGGCTCGGCCTCCTCGTCTGGTGGCTGCTCCAGGGCGATACGGCAGAGCTTTCCGTCGACGAGGTTTCGGGCACCGACCCGGTGCTTTCGGCCCCCGAGGGCGAGGCCATCCCGACGGTGAATATCGCCGAGCCGATCGGCTGGCAGGCGGACGAAGTGCCGACGGTCGCCGAAGGCCTGGCCGTGACGCGTTTCGCCGACGGGCTCGACCATCCGCGCGTCCTGCAGGCACTTCCCAACGGCGACATTCTCGTAACGCTGACCCGCGCGCCGAAGAAGGAAGGCGATGGCGGGATCACCGGCTGGATCGCCAACCTGCTGATGAGCCGTGCGGGCGCCGGCGGTGAATCGCCCAACCAGGTCGTGCTGCTGCGCGATGCGGACGGCGATGGCGCGGCCGAAGGGCGCTTCGTCCTGACCGAAGCGGTCGACAGCCCCTCGGGCATGGCGTGGCACGACGGCATGCTCTACGTCGCCAATCACGACAGCCTCGTCGCCTTTCCCTACGAACCGGGTGCGACCGAAATCACCGCCGAGCCGCGCAAGCTGATGGACCTGCCGCCGGGCGGTGGCCACTGGATGCGCAATATCGAGATCAACCCGGCCGGAACGAAGGTCTATGTCGCTGTCGGCTCGGTCTCGAACATCGGCGAGCAGGGTATGGAGATCGAGGAAGGCCGCGCGGCGATCCACGAATACGACATCGCGAGCGGCACTTCGCGCATCTACGGCGCGGGGCTGCGCAATCCCAACGGCCTTGCCTTCAACCCGTGGAGCGGAGAGCTCTGGACCACGGTGAACGAGCGCGACATGCTCGGCTCGGACCTTGTGCCCGATTACCTGACCAACGTTCCCGTCGGCGCGCAGTACGGATGGCCATGGGTTTATTATCGCGACAATATCGACGAGCGGGTCGACGGCCCGATCCCGACCTACGTCACCTCCTATGCGCGCAATCCCGAATATGCGCTCGGCCCGCATGTAGCGGCGCTTGGCCTCGTGTTCTCGCAGGCCGGTCACCGCATGGGCGAGGCGTTCTCGCAGGGCGCCTTCATCGCGCGGCACGGTTCGTGGAACCGCAAGCCCGCATCGGGCTACGACGTGGTCTATGTCGCCTTCGACGAGCGCGGCAATCCGCAGGGCAAGCCGGTGCCGGTGCTGACCGACTTCCTCAACGGCAAGGGCGAGACGCGCGGACGGCCGACCTGGGTCGAGTGGGCAGCCGACGGCTCTCTGCTGGTGAGCGACGATACCGCCGGCATCATCTGGCGGGTGATCGCTCCGGGCGCGGCGCCGGGCGGCGAGATCGTGCGCCAGCGCTCGGAATCGATGCCGCCGCAACGCGAACTGCGCGGCGATCCCTCGGCGGCCTTCACCGACGATTTCGCGCGCGAAGTGCCGATGCCGATCAACTGATCAGGGGTTCGCCAGCGCCTTCCCGGCGCGGCCGGCGATCTCGGTGATATATTGCCACGCCGTGCGCCCTGAGCGGGCGCCCCGCTGCGCGGCCCATTCGATCGCGTCACTCTCGCTCCAGTCGAGGCCGTAGCGCTCCGCATAGCCTGCAACGATGGCGAGATAGTCGTCCTGCGAGCACGCATGGAAGCCGAGCACGAGGCCGAAACGGTCGGCCAGCGCAAGCTCGTCGTCCGCCCGGTCGCGCGCGTGGCGCTGCTCGCCCGCGTCCATTTCGCGCGAGAGGATCGCGCGGTAGTTGCTCGTCACCGCAAGCCTGACATTGTCCGGCCGCGCCTCGATCCCGCCTTCTAGCAGGCTGCGCAACCGGCGCGGGCCTTCCATCGAGCCGGGTACGAAGCCGAGATCGTCGACATAGACGAGGAAGCGGCGTTCAATTTGCGCGAGATCGCGAAAGAGCGCGGGCAGACCGTCGATCCGTTCTGCGGAAAGCTGGATCAGCGCGATATCGCCGATCGCGCGTTCCTGTACGTCGGCGACGACCGAGCGCACCAGCGCCGACTTGCCCATGCCGCGGCTACCCCACAGCAGCATGTCGTGCGCGGCGACGCCCTTCGCATGCCGTTCGACATTGGCGAGGGTTGATGCCTTCTGCCGGTCGATACCGCGCATGAGGTCGAGCGGCGGTGCATCGATCCGCTCGATGCCGCGCGTTTCGGAGCCGGCCCAGACATAGGCCGGGCTGTCCGACCAGCGCGAGGCATCGTCCCGCGCCATGGCTATCAGCCTGCCAGCTGCTCGGCGTCGAGCGCGTAGAGCAAATCGGCCCCGCCGATCGCAGCGGCCTTCATGCCGAGCGCCTCGGGCACCACGTGGTCGAGGAAATAGCGCGTCGTGACCGGCTTGACCTTCGCCAGTGCCGGAGCCTCGCCGCCTTCGACCGCGCGCGCCTGGCGCAGCAACTGCCAGCCGGCGACCGCGATGGCCGACATGGCGGTGAAGGGCACGCTGCCCGCTAGGCGATCGTCGAGCGAACCCTCGTCGCGCATCCACTTGGCGATGGCCGCGCAGTCGCCGGCGAGCTGGAACAGCGCCGGCTCGTCCGCCGCGTCGCGCGCGATGTCTTCCATCAGCGCGGCATAGACCTCGCCATTCTCGAAACCGAGCTTGCGGGTGACGAGGTCGGCGGCCTGGATACCGTTGGTGCCTTCGTAGATCGGCGCAATGCGCGCGTCGCGATAATGCTGCGCCGCGCCCGTTTCCTCGACGAAGCCCATGCCGCCGTGGACCTGCACGCCGAGGCTCGCGACCTCGATGCCGGTGTCGGTGCCCCATGCCTTGATCATCGGCACAAGCACTTCGCCGCGGCGCTTGGCAGCTTCGTCGCCCAGCGTGCCGCGATCGACCTGGCCGGCGGTGTAGTAGAGCAGCGCGCGCGCACCTTCGGTCAGTGCCTTCATGCGCAGCACCATGCGGCGCACGTCGGGGTGCTCGATGATCGAGACCGGCGTCTTGTCGGGCGCGCCCGCGCGGGCCGACTGGACGCGCTCCTTCGCGTAATACAGCGCCTGCTGCAGCGCGCGCTCGGCGATCTGGACGCCTTGGCTGCCGACATTGATGCGCGCATTGTTCATCATGGTGAACATCGCCATCAAGCCGCGGTTTTCCGCGCCGACCAGCTCGCCCACGCATTCGCCGTTGTCGCCATAGCTCATGACGCAGGTCGGCGAGGCGTTGATGCCGAGCTTGTGCTCGAGGCTGACGCAGCGCAGGTCGTTCTTCGGCCCGAGCGAGCCGTCCTCGTTCACATGGTACTTCGGCACCACGAAGAGCGAGATTCCCGCGCTGCCTTCCGGCGCACCCGGTAGGCGCGCGAGGACGAGGTGGATGATGTTCTTCGCCAGCTCGTGCTCGCCCCAGGTGATGTAGATCTTCTGGCCCTGGATCAGGTACTTGCCCGCATGCTCGCCATCTTCGATCGGAGTGGCGGTCGCGCGCAGGGCGCCGACGTCGCTGCCGGCCTGCGGCTCGGTCAGGTTCATCGTGCCCGACCATTCGCCGCTCACCAGCTTCGGCAGGTATTTCGACTGCTGCGCTTCGCTCCCGTGATGCTCCAGCGCCTCGATTGCGCCGACCGACAGCATCGGCAGCAGGGTGAAGGCCATGTTCGCCGTGCCGAGGTTCTCGATCACGTTGCAGGCGAGGGTGAAGGGCAGGCCCTGGCCGCCGAATTCGGTCGGCGAGGCGATCGCGTTCCAGCCCTGCTCGACATAATGCTCATAGGCTTCGGCGAAGCCGTCAGGCAGGCGCACGACGCCGTTTTCGAGCACCGCGCCTTCGAGGTCGCCGACGCGGTTGAGCGGGGCGAATTCGCCGGCGGCGAACTGGCCGACGCCTTCGACGATGGCTTCGACCATGTCCTCTTCGGCGGCGGCATAGCGCTCGCTCTCGGCAAGGTCGGCAATGCCTGCGTTGACGCGGATGGCGAGAAGCTGGTCGTTGGTGGCGGGCGAGAAGGGGGTCACGGCTTTGTCGAGTCCTCTTGGCTTTGGGCTGCATCACCTATAGCTCGCAGGCATGACGGGCAAGAACGCTACGGAAACGCTACGGGCGGACGCGGCGGGAATCGCGCATGCCGCGGCGATTCTCGAACGGGGCGGTCTTGTCGCGGTTCCGACCGAGACCGTCTACGGCCTCGCCGCCCGTGCCGACAGCGCAGAAGCGGTCGCGCGGATCTACGCCGCCAAGGGCCGACCGAGCTTCAATCCGCTGATCGTCCATGTCCGCGATGCAGAGCAGGCGCAGGCCTATGCGCAGTTCGATGAGGCGGCGAGCCTGCTGGCCGAGAACCACTGGCCGGGGCCGCTCACGCTCGTCCTCCCGCGCAAGAAGGACGCAAACCTCGCACCCGCCGTCACTGCGGGATTGCCGACCATTGCGCTTCGCGCACCCGCGCATCCGGTGATGCATGAACTGCTCGGTGCGGTAGACTTCCCGCTCGCCGCGCCATCGGCCAATCGCAGCGGCTTCATCAGCCCGACCAGCGCTGCGCACGTCCTTGCCTCGCTCGACGGGCGGATCGATGCAGTGATCGACGGCGGCGAAAGCGAGGCGGGGCTGGAATCGACCATCGTTGCGATCCGCGAGGGCGGCAAATGGGACGAACTGCGCCCCGGGCCATTCGATACGGCGGCGATGCACCGCTTCTACTACGACCGACCGCTCGATCCGGAAGCGCATCGCGGTGGGGTCGAAGCACCGGGGCAATTGTCGAGCCACTACGCGCCCGGAAAGCCCGTCCGGCTCGAAGCGAGCGAGGCTCGCAACGGTGAATTCATGATCGGCTTCGGAGATGTCGCGGGCGACTGCACGCTCTCGTCATCGGGCGACCTGACCGAGGCGGCCGCCTCGCTCTATCGCTGTCTCCACGAGGCTGCTGTCTCGCAGCAGCCCGAGATTGCCGTCGCACCGATCCCGAACGAGGGCATCGGCAAGGCGATTAACGACCGCCTGCGCCGTGCTGCGGCCTAGCGCTTCGCATCAGTCGTCGACCGGTTCGACCGGGATCGTCGGGATGAGCTCCTCGATTTCGGCATAGGTCTCGCGAGCGTCTTCGCAGGCGTCCTCGTCGCCATCGAGGCAATCTTCGCGCTGCTTGGCATATTCGCGTTCCAGCTTGCCGAGCCGTTCTTCGCGCTTGCGGATTTCGCGCCCGCGCTTCTCGTCCGCTTCGGACTGGCTGGTCGTCGCCAGGTCGACCGCCTTGCCCGCAACCCGGACCGGCGCAGTCGCCACGTCGAACGCGGTCTTGGCGATGCACCCGCTGAGGAACATGCTCGATGAAACCAGTACCGAAACGAAAATGCCGCGCATGGACGATCCCTCCATGCGCGGCACTATAGGCGCGGTTTCTGGCGCGTCGATGAATTACGTGTTCGGTTCGGTTTCGACGTCGTCGCAGATCAGCTTGCCCGACCCGACCGTATTGGCCTTGCAGGTCGCGCCGCCCGTCACCGTAACGGTGCCCGAGCCGAAGATGTTCGCCTCGACATCGCCGCCGGATGCGAAAATCGCCTTGCCAGAGCCCGCGATGTTGATGTCGGCCGAACCGACCGTGATTTCGGCCATCGAGGCTTCTCCCGAACCGCCGAGATTGAAGTCGAGGCTGTCGGCCGTGCCCGAGCCGGTGAAGCTGCCGGAGCCGCCGATGTTCACGTCGAGCCTGCCGGCCTCGACCGAAGCCGCGCTCGCTTTGCCGGATCCGCCGATCGAGACAGTCGCGTCGCCCGACAGGCGATCGGCCTCGATCGTGCCCGAACCGGCGATATTCATCGTGTCGAGCGAAGGGATGGTGACGCGGATGGTCGCCGTGTTGTCGCCGCTCCAGTTCTTGCCTTCGCGATAGACGGCGAAATTGTCGCCGTCGCGGTCGAAGCGCAGCTTGTCGGTTACTTCCTCGTCGCCTTCGACCTCGATGGTGAAAGCATCGCCGGTGGTGACCACGATATTGTCGGGCCCTGCCAGCGTCACACCGGTCGGGGCATCGCCAGAGGTGTCGAATTCCGAGAGCGGAACGCCGTCGCCGTCGATCTGGATGTCCATGTCGTTGCAGGCCGCCAGCGTCGTCGCGAGGCCGATCGCGTAGAGGGGGCCGAGAATGTTGCGCGGGGTGAATTTCATCGTCGTCTCCGGTTTATCCCTGGTGGTGCGGACGGTCAGTCCAATTTCTTCGGCTTCTTGGCCTTTTTCGCTTTCTTGGGCTTAGCAGGCTTGGCCGGCTTCGCTGCCTTGGCGGGCTTTGCTTTCTTCGCCTTTTTCGCCTTGGGCTTTTCCGGCGCCGCAGGCGCTTCTTCCTCTGCCGGCTCGTTGGCGACCTTGCGCGCGAACTCCTTGCGGCGCGCGTCCATCGGCGGGCGCTCGTGCGGCCCGCGGTTCTCGCGCGGCGCGCAGTGGATCTTGCCCGAGCCGAGCGAAGTCGTCGTGAGCTTCGCATTGCCGAATACCATCAGCGTGCCGGAGCCCATGGTGGTCGCTTCGATCGCACCGTCGCTGGCGACCATTGCGTGGCCCGAACCCGCCAGGGTGATCTTCGCGGTTTCGACCTCGCAATGCGCGAGCATAGCCTTGCCGGAACCGGCGACATTGAGCTTGAGCTTTGCAGTGCTGCCGTCTGCCACCAGCATGCCCGAGCCCATGAGGTTCGCCTTGAGGCGCTCGATGGAAATCTCGTCGAGGACGATGATGCCCGATCCTGCAATGACGACCTTGGCCTCGGCTGCGAGCGCATTGGTCGAGATCATGCC is a window of Erythrobacter sp. HKB08 DNA encoding:
- a CDS encoding acyl-CoA dehydrogenase, translating into MTPFSPATNDQLLAIRVNAGIADLAESERYAAAEEDMVEAIVEGVGQFAAGEFAPLNRVGDLEGAVLENGVVRLPDGFAEAYEHYVEQGWNAIASPTEFGGQGLPFTLACNVIENLGTANMAFTLLPMLSVGAIEALEHHGSEAQQSKYLPKLVSGEWSGTMNLTEPQAGSDVGALRATATPIEDGEHAGKYLIQGQKIYITWGEHELAKNIIHLVLARLPGAPEGSAGISLFVVPKYHVNEDGSLGPKNDLRCVSLEHKLGINASPTCVMSYGDNGECVGELVGAENRGLMAMFTMMNNARINVGSQGVQIAERALQQALYYAKERVQSARAGAPDKTPVSIIEHPDVRRMVLRMKALTEGARALLYYTAGQVDRGTLGDEAAKRRGEVLVPMIKAWGTDTGIEVASLGVQVHGGMGFVEETGAAQHYRDARIAPIYEGTNGIQAADLVTRKLGFENGEVYAALMEDIARDAADEPALFQLAGDCAAIAKWMRDEGSLDDRLAGSVPFTAMSAIAVAGWQLLRQARAVEGGEAPALAKVKPVTTRYFLDHVVPEALGMKAAAIGGADLLYALDAEQLAG
- a CDS encoding sorbosone dehydrogenase family protein, whose product is MTRTRKIILIVLLVLFGLGLLVWWLLQGDTAELSVDEVSGTDPVLSAPEGEAIPTVNIAEPIGWQADEVPTVAEGLAVTRFADGLDHPRVLQALPNGDILVTLTRAPKKEGDGGITGWIANLLMSRAGAGGESPNQVVLLRDADGDGAAEGRFVLTEAVDSPSGMAWHDGMLYVANHDSLVAFPYEPGATEITAEPRKLMDLPPGGGHWMRNIEINPAGTKVYVAVGSVSNIGEQGMEIEEGRAAIHEYDIASGTSRIYGAGLRNPNGLAFNPWSGELWTTVNERDMLGSDLVPDYLTNVPVGAQYGWPWVYYRDNIDERVDGPIPTYVTSYARNPEYALGPHVAALGLVFSQAGHRMGEAFSQGAFIARHGSWNRKPASGYDVVYVAFDERGNPQGKPVPVLTDFLNGKGETRGRPTWVEWAADGSLLVSDDTAGIIWRVIAPGAAPGGEIVRQRSESMPPQRELRGDPSAAFTDDFAREVPMPIN
- a CDS encoding glycine zipper domain-containing protein, with translation MTTRRISTLAVGASLAALATSASAQEMTYEDRTYEYAVEEAVAEPVVEAVAEPAPMPEVVFEPAPVVQPLPSPKAIPLRRAEPVYETVTEVETAAHNEYEVEYETAPEAGYEREEHYEIIRHRSMPAPHMAHGQQMPHHAMPPQPMQFDRDAWLEDCRARYRSSERGGDGDIIGGVLGAAAGGLIGNRIADGDRLAGTLIGAGVGGLAGAAIGSAVDRADREGGARDYCEDYLDRYLAGYGHQGYGHPYAYGYAYYPAPVMYVPVMIPVERKTIVRETVEYVTEPETVYEEVEVEEVTRRRVIEPVKTQRVKTRTVKPAKGD
- a CDS encoding GIN domain-containing protein; this encodes MKFTPRNILGPLYAIGLATTLAACNDMDIQIDGDGVPLSEFDTSGDAPTGVTLAGPDNIVVTTGDAFTIEVEGDEEVTDKLRFDRDGDNFAVYREGKNWSGDNTATIRVTIPSLDTMNIAGSGTIEADRLSGDATVSIGGSGKASAASVEAGRLDVNIGGSGSFTGSGTADSLDFNLGGSGEASMAEITVGSADINIAGSGKAIFASGGDVEANIFGSGTVTVTGGATCKANTVGSGKLICDDVETEPNT
- a CDS encoding DUF815 domain-containing protein, which gives rise to MARDDASRWSDSPAYVWAGSETRGIERIDAPPLDLMRGIDRQKASTLANVERHAKGVAAHDMLLWGSRGMGKSALVRSVVADVQERAIGDIALIQLSAERIDGLPALFRDLAQIERRFLVYVDDLGFVPGSMEGPRRLRSLLEGGIEARPDNVRLAVTSNYRAILSREMDAGEQRHARDRADDELALADRFGLVLGFHACSQDDYLAIVAGYAERYGLDWSESDAIEWAAQRGARSGRTAWQYITEIAGRAGKALANP
- a CDS encoding response regulator; translated protein: MAQPRPLDAGTPAQPVAPARAASRTRALLAEDNPIASELMSLMAQRVGIDLETADDGLEALERIRIARERGKPFALLFADAIMPVLGGVELAKRLRAEGITEQELPIIAVSAAVNPAEIQSYTDSGMQAYLAKPVSIADLAAAVAAWAPQSEPASETGPSGPRAALKMRYELRKAETFALLCDATDARDHASDTIARIRDLLHKLAGTAGAFGEDALSDAAGESVDILREASLENLQDALERSRALLEEAA
- a CDS encoding head GIN domain-containing protein encodes the protein MLNDILRNVGTIVGAAMSGKFDDKNFRFDKTNFRFDGARFHFDGEHDGQTLDELDLTQPAPEKLIVMGSTNVEITEGKTFRINASGEGADALRYSLKDGRLVIMRKDGRDVAHVEVTMPAPRTLVVAGSGMISTNALAAEAKVVIAGSGIIVLDEISIERLKANLMGSGMLVADGSTAKLKLNVAGSGKAMLAHCEVETAKITLAGSGHAMVASDGAIEATTMGSGTLMVFGNAKLTTTSLGSGKIHCAPRENRGPHERPPMDARRKEFARKVANEPAEEEAPAAPEKPKAKKAKKAKPAKAAKPAKPAKPKKAKKAKKPKKLD
- a CDS encoding L-threonylcarbamoyladenylate synthase, coding for MTGKNATETLRADAAGIAHAAAILERGGLVAVPTETVYGLAARADSAEAVARIYAAKGRPSFNPLIVHVRDAEQAQAYAQFDEAASLLAENHWPGPLTLVLPRKKDANLAPAVTAGLPTIALRAPAHPVMHELLGAVDFPLAAPSANRSGFISPTSAAHVLASLDGRIDAVIDGGESEAGLESTIVAIREGGKWDELRPGPFDTAAMHRFYYDRPLDPEAHRGGVEAPGQLSSHYAPGKPVRLEASEARNGEFMIGFGDVAGDCTLSSSGDLTEAAASLYRCLHEAAVSQQPEIAVAPIPNEGIGKAINDRLRRAAA
- a CDS encoding GAF domain-containing protein produces the protein MYDFKPDADLPKPERYRQLVDAAGALVDGESDAVANMANVAALMWEFLPGINWAGFYRVVDGELVLGPFAGRPACIRIPFGIGVCGTAASTGETQLVRDVHDFPGHIACDAASRSEVVVPVKRDGEVIAVIDIDSPELARFDEEDAAGVEALALRLANAI